In Marinibacterium anthonyi, the DNA window GACGACCTCTTCGCGCTGGCCGATGCGATCACCCAGATGGCGACCGACCCGGCGGTGACCACGGGCCTGGCCGATGCCGCGTTTCATCGGCTGACCGCCAGCTTCCGGATGGAACCCGGCATCGCCCGCCTGTCCGCGCGGCTGACCGCGCTGTGCGAAGACTGATCCGATGCGCCTTGCCTTCTACGCCCCGATGAAAGCACCGACCCACCCGGTGCCCTCGGGCGACCGCGAGATGGCGCGCAACCTGATGACGATGCTGGGCAGCGACGGGGCCGAGGTCATCCTTGCATCCGAACTGAAGCTGCGCGACGGGACCGGGGATATCGCCACGCAGCGGCGCCTGATCGCGGATGCCGAATCCGAGGTGGAGCGGCTGATGGCCGAATTGCCGGATGACGTGGCGCTGTGGGTCACGTATCACAATTACTACAAGGCGCCCGACCTGCTGGGCCCCGAAATCGCGCGGCGGCGGGGCATTCCCTATGTCCAGATCGAAGCGTCCCGCGCCCGCAAGCGGCTGACCGGTCCCTGGGCCGGTTTCGCCGCCGCGTCCGAGGCCGCATCGGATGCGGCGGCGGTGATCTTTCACCCAATAGAACATGACCGCGAAACGCTGGACCGCGACCGCGTGCCGGGCCAGATCGTTGCCGCCCTGCCGCCGTTCCTGGCCGCCGATGACCTGCCGGTCGCCGGTGATCCGGTGCCCGGGCGGCTGCTGTCGGTGGGGATGATGCGGCCCGGCGACAAGATGGGATCCTATCGCCTGATTGCCGAGACCCTGCCCGCGCTGACCCATCCGAACTGGCATCTGCACATCGCCGGCGACGGCCCGGCGGGCGACGCGATCCGCGCGCTGTTCGCGCCTTTCGGGGACCGGGTGACGTTCCTGGGCCAACTGGACCGCGACGGGCTGAACGCGGCTTATGCCAGCGCCGATCTGTTTCTGTGGCCCGGCGTGAACGAGGCCTACGGCATGGTGTTCCTCGAGGCCCAGGCCCATGGCGTGCCGGCCGTGGCGCAGGACCGGCCCGGCGTGCGCGACGTGGTGGCGGGCGGCCCGAACCCTCCGGTCCAGGCAGGCGCGGCCGGCCTTGCGCTTCGGTGTGACTGGTTGCTCGAAGACCCGGCGCGCCGGCAGGCCGCCAGCCTTCTGGCCAGACAGACCCTGCGCGCCCGGCATCTGCAGCCGGCCGCCGCCCGCGGCTTCTGGCAAACCGTGTCCCCCTTGTTGGAGGGTCGTCCATGATCCGTCTTGCGCTTCTGCGCCATGGCCATACCGAATGGAACCGCGCCGGCCGGATCCAGGGCCGCAGCGACATCATGCTGGACCACGAGGCGCGCACGGACCTGTCCAAATTGCGCCTGCCTGCCCCCTGGGACGTGGCCATGCTGTGGTCCAGCCCGCTGGAACGGGCGCTGGACACCGCCGAACTGGTGTCCGGCGGCAAGCGCCCCAAGGCGGCGCCCGAGCTGATCGAGATGAACTGGGGCGATTTCGAGGGCCAGCGGGGCGAGGACCTGATCGCGACGCCCGGGTCGGGGTACAAGCATATCGAGGACTGGGGCTGGGATTTCCGCCCGCCCGGCGGCGAAAGCCCGCGCGAGCTGGCCGAACGGCTGACGCCCTGGCTGTTCGGGCTGACCGGCGACAACGTCGCGGTCTGCCATATCGGCGTGATGCGGGTGATCCTGGCGCTGGCGCATGACTGGGATTTCGACGGCCCCGCGCCGTTCCGGATCAAGCGCAACCGGATGTATCTGGTCGAGATCCGCGGCGACCGGCTGATCCCCGACCCCGACCCCGTCCGCCTGGTGCCCGCGCCATGAAGGTGCTGATCGTCGTCACCCACCTTTTGGGCACCGGCCACCTGAGCCGCGCGCTGACCCTGGGCCGGGCCTTTGCCGCCGCCGGTCACGACGTGACCCTGGCCAGCGGCGGCGCGCCTGCCCCGCACCTGGACACCACCGGCGTGACGCTGGTGCAACTGCCCCCCGTCAAGTCCGACGGCACCGATTTCACCCGGCTGCTGACGCCCGACGGAACACAAGCCGATGCCGATTGGCTGGCCCGGCGGTCCGAAACGCTGAACGACTGCCTGGCCGGCGATCCGGACCTTCTGATCACCGAGCTTTTCCCCTTTGGCCGCCGCATCCTGCGCGCCGAATTCCTGGCCCTGCTGGACACCGCCCGCGCGCGGCCGCGCCCGCCCAGGATCCTGAGTTCGATCCGCGATATCCTTGCCCCGCCGTCGAAACCCGCCAAGGCCACCTGGGCGGACGAGATCGTGACGCGGTACTACGACGGCGTTCTGGTCCATTCCGACCCGGCGCGGACGGACCTGTCGTTAAGCTGGCCGGTGTCCGACGCGCTGGCGCCGCGCCTGATCTACACGGGCTACGTCGCCCCCGCCCCGGCCGGGCCGCATCCCGACCGGGCCGGCGCGGGCGAGATCCTGGTCAGCGCCGGCGGTGGCGCCGTCGGCGATGCGCTGTTCCGCACCGCCCTGGCCGCCGCAGCGCAGGATCCGTCGCGCAGCTGGCGTCTGCTGGTGGGCGGCGGGGCCGACCGGCTGACCACCCTCGCCGACGGCGCCCCAGCCAATGTCACGCTGGAAGCGCCGCGCCCCGATTTCCGCCAGATGCTGTCGCACGCGGCGGCCTCGGTCAGCATGTGCGGCTACAACACCGCGCTGGACATCCTGCAGGCGGGCACCCCGGCGGTCTTTGTGCCCTTCGACGCCGGCAACGAGGTCGAACAGGGCCTGCGCGCGGACAGCCTGGCTGCCCTGCCCGGCATCGTGGCGCTGAAAAGCGCCGATCTGACGCCCGAAGCCCTGCGCGCCGCCCTGGACAGGGTCACCACCGACGGACCGCGCGACAGCGGGCAATTGCGCGACGACGGTGCGGCCGAAACGATAAGAATATGCGAAACGATGATGACGAAATGACCGACTGGACCCCCCTGGACGACGAACTTGACCGGATGGAAATGCCCTTTCCCGTCTGGTGGCGCGATGACGACGCACTGACCGATACCACCGCGCTGAACCGCCTGATCCGCCTGTCCGAACGGAACGGCTGGCCGCTGCACCTGGCCATCGTCCCGGCCCATGCGGATGCGGCCCTGGCCGACCGCCTGCGCGACGCCGCGACGGTCATCCCGGTGACCCACGGGTGGGCCCATGTCAGCCACGCGCCCAAAACCGAGAAGAACGCCGAATTCGGCGCCCACCGTGCCGCGGACGTGATGGCCGCCGAGGCCGGGCAGGGACACGCCCGGCTGGAGGATCTGCTGGGCGAGGCGCCCGCGCCGATGTTCGTGCCGCCCTGGAACCGGATCGCCCCCGACCTGCTGCCGCTGCTGCCCGGGCAGGGCTTTGACATGATCTCGACCTACAATCCGCGCAAGACGCCTCGGGCCGTCCCCGGCCTGACCCGCGTGAACACCCATCTGGACCCGATCGACTGGCACGGGGGCCGCAGCCTGGTGGACCCGCAGGCGTTGGTGAACAAGCTGGCCCGCGACCTGGCCGACCGCCGCGAAGGCCGGGCCGACGCCACCGAACCCTATGGCCTGCTGACCCATCACCTGGTGCATGACGACGCCATCTGGGACTTTGTCGAAACCTTCTTCACCCACCTGTGCAACGCGCCCCTGTATTTCTGGAGCGCCCGAGACCCCCAAACGGAGCCCAATTCATGAGCCGCCTCGATTCCATGCTGCGCCGCCTGAGCGCCCAACGCGACGGGCTCAACTGGGCCGCCGAAGAGGTCCGCGCGTTGAACGGCGACGTGCTGGACCTTGGCCTTGGCAATGGCCGGACCTACGACCACCTGCGCGAAATCGTGCCCGACCGGCGCATCTGGGTGATCGACCGGATCCTGCAATGCCATCCGTCCTGCGAACCGCCGGCGGCGGATTTCCTGCAGGGCGAGGCCGCGCCGATGCTGGAGGAACTGGCCGCCCGGACGCCTGGCATCGTCTTTGCCCATTACGACCTGGGGCGCGGGATCAAGGAAGAGGATGTCGCCGAGGCCGCCGCGCTGTCCAGGGACCTGGCGCGGGTGATGGTGCCCGGCGGGATCATCGTGTCCGGCCAGCCACTGGTGGGGTTCGAACAGGTGCAGGGGCCCGACAGCATCGCGCCCGACCGCTACATGTTCTACCGCTGCTGACCGCGCGCACCGGCATTTTCCCGAACTCCGGGCCGGATAATGCGCCTTGTCCGGCGCCGCCGGACCAAGGCGATCAGACGCGGGTGCCGCGCGACCAGGTGGACACCGGCATCGGCTGGTCGCCCACCATCCGGATCCGCACCAGGTCGGCGCGCAGGCCCGGCGCGATGCGGCCCCGGTCGGTCAGGTTGGTCGCTTCGGCCGGCGCGCGGGTGACGGTCGCGATGCCCTTGGACATGTCGCCCCAGATCCGGCCCAGCTGCACCGCGCCGGTCAACAGCGAAAACGGCACGTAATCCGACGACAGGATGTCCAGCAGACCGGCCTCGGCCAGGTCCTGCGCCGCCACGTTGCCCGAATGCGATCCGCCGCGCACCACGTTAGGCGCGCCCATGATCACCGCGATGCCGGCGTCGCGGCTGGCGGCCGCCGCCTCGGTCGTGGTGGGGAATTCCGCCAGCCGCACGCCGTGGCGCGCCGATATGTCGACCTGCCCCGCCGTCGTGTCGTCATGGCTGGCCAGAACCGCGCCCAGCCGCTTGCCCTCGGCCACGGCTGCCTCTTCGTTCGCCTCGCCCAGCCTTTCGTGCAGATCGTAAAGCGACCCCACGTGGGCGTCGAATTCCGCCTGGCTGAGACCGTGCTTGCCGACCATGTAGTCCTGGTATTTCGAGATGTCGCGGAACTGACGCTGCCCCGGCATGTGGTCCATCAGG includes these proteins:
- a CDS encoding S-adenosyl-L-methionine methyltransferase, giving the protein MSRLDSMLRRLSAQRDGLNWAAEEVRALNGDVLDLGLGNGRTYDHLREIVPDRRIWVIDRILQCHPSCEPPAADFLQGEAAPMLEELAARTPGIVFAHYDLGRGIKEEDVAEAAALSRDLARVMVPGGIIVSGQPLVGFEQVQGPDSIAPDRYMFYRC
- the gpgP gene encoding Glucosyl-3-phosphoglycerate phosphatase: MIRLALLRHGHTEWNRAGRIQGRSDIMLDHEARTDLSKLRLPAPWDVAMLWSSPLERALDTAELVSGGKRPKAAPELIEMNWGDFEGQRGEDLIATPGSGYKHIEDWGWDFRPPGGESPRELAERLTPWLFGLTGDNVAVCHIGVMRVILALAHDWDFDGPAPFRIKRNRMYLVEIRGDRLIPDPDPVRLVPAP
- a CDS encoding glycosyltransferase, MGT family, with the protein product MKVLIVVTHLLGTGHLSRALTLGRAFAAAGHDVTLASGGAPAPHLDTTGVTLVQLPPVKSDGTDFTRLLTPDGTQADADWLARRSETLNDCLAGDPDLLITELFPFGRRILRAEFLALLDTARARPRPPRILSSIRDILAPPSKPAKATWADEIVTRYYDGVLVHSDPARTDLSLSWPVSDALAPRLIYTGYVAPAPAGPHPDRAGAGEILVSAGGGAVGDALFRTALAAAAQDPSRSWRLLVGGGADRLTTLADGAPANVTLEAPRPDFRQMLSHAAASVSMCGYNTALDILQAGTPAVFVPFDAGNEVEQGLRADSLAALPGIVALKSADLTPEALRAALDRVTTDGPRDSGQLRDDGAAETIRICETMMTK
- a CDS encoding N-acetyl-alpha-D-glucosaminyl L-malate synthase BshA; protein product: MRLAFYAPMKAPTHPVPSGDREMARNLMTMLGSDGAEVILASELKLRDGTGDIATQRRLIADAESEVERLMAELPDDVALWVTYHNYYKAPDLLGPEIARRRGIPYVQIEASRARKRLTGPWAGFAAASEAASDAAAVIFHPIEHDRETLDRDRVPGQIVAALPPFLAADDLPVAGDPVPGRLLSVGMMRPGDKMGSYRLIAETLPALTHPNWHLHIAGDGPAGDAIRALFAPFGDRVTFLGQLDRDGLNAAYASADLFLWPGVNEAYGMVFLEAQAHGVPAVAQDRPGVRDVVAGGPNPPVQAGAAGLALRCDWLLEDPARRQAASLLARQTLRARHLQPAAARGFWQTVSPLLEGRP
- the phnM_4 gene encoding Alpha-D-ribose 1-methylphosphonate 5-triphosphate diphosphatase, with the protein product MTEDVILANATLVLADECVTGGLLIRDGAIAEVTQGAAVPAGAIDCGGDYLAPGLIEVHTDNLERHMKPRPQVAWPLEPAILAHDAELASTGITTVFDALRVGSIPTGSRAPYGKYARPLASRILEMRERGIFRISHFLHLRAEICSETLIEELDEFGPEDRVGIVSLMDHMPGQRQFRDISKYQDYMVGKHGLSQAEFDAHVGSLYDLHERLGEANEEAAVAEGKRLGAVLASHDDTTAGQVDISARHGVRLAEFPTTTEAAAASRDAGIAVIMGAPNVVRGGSHSGNVAAQDLAEAGLLDILSSDYVPFSLLTGAVQLGRIWGDMSKGIATVTRAPAEATNLTDRGRIAPGLRADLVRIRMVGDQPMPVSTWSRGTRV
- a CDS encoding putative glycosyl transferase → MTDWTPLDDELDRMEMPFPVWWRDDDALTDTTALNRLIRLSERNGWPLHLAIVPAHADAALADRLRDAATVIPVTHGWAHVSHAPKTEKNAEFGAHRAADVMAAEAGQGHARLEDLLGEAPAPMFVPPWNRIAPDLLPLLPGQGFDMISTYNPRKTPRAVPGLTRVNTHLDPIDWHGGRSLVDPQALVNKLARDLADRREGRADATEPYGLLTHHLVHDDAIWDFVETFFTHLCNAPLYFWSARDPQTEPNS